The window GGCCGGCCAGTTCTTCGACGCCGCGATCGGGCTGCTCCAGCGGGTCCGCGACGAGGAGGCCGGGAACATCGAGGCGGCCGGCACGCTGCTCGCCGACACGGTCGCCGAGGGCGGGCGGCTGTTCGCCTTCGGGGCCGGGCACTCCTCGCTCGCCGCGCAGGACGTCGTCTACCGCGCGGGCGGGCTGGCGCTGATGAACCTGCTGGCCGTGCCGGGTGTCGTCGGCGTCGATGTGATGCCCGCGACGCTGGGTTCCGCGCTGGAGCGGGTCGACGGGCTCGCCGCCGCCGTACTGGACAGCTCGCCGCTGCGCGCCGGGGACGTCCTGGTGATCGTCTCGCTGTCCGGGCGCAACGCGCTGCCCGTGGAGATGGCCATGAACGCCCGCGCGCTGGGCGTGAAGGTCA of the Streptomyces sp. NBC_00287 genome contains:
- a CDS encoding SIS domain-containing protein, producing MSDRKLAGQFFDAAIGLLQRVRDEEAGNIEAAGTLLADTVAEGGRLFAFGAGHSSLAAQDVVYRAGGLALMNLLAVPGVVGVDVMPATLGSALERVDGLAAAVLDSSPLRAGDVLVIVSLSGRNALPVEMAMNARALGVKVIGVTSVAYASETKSRHVSGTYLKDHCDLVLDSKIAVGDAELTLDTVPAPFAPASTVVTTALLQAVMATAAGALADRGIEPPLLRSGNVDGGHEWNGRVMAEYGDRIFYQR